One Pantoea trifolii DNA segment encodes these proteins:
- the dnaJ gene encoding molecular chaperone DnaJ, producing MAKNDLYEILGVSKSADEREIKKAYKRLAMKYHPDRNPDNKEAEAKFKEIKEAYEILTDAQKRAAYDQYGHAAFEQGGMGGGGGFGGGGADFSDIFGDVFGDIFGGGRRQRASRGADLRYNMELTLEEAVRGVTKEIRIPTLEECDVCHGSGAKAGTKPQTCHTCHGAGQVQMRQGFFTVQQACPTCHGRGSVIKDPCNACHGHGRVERSKTLSVKIPAGVDTGDRIRLTGEGEAGEHGAPAGDLYVQVSVKKHPIFEREDNNLYCEVPINFAMAALGGEIEVPTLDGRVNLKVPSETQTGKLFRMRGKGVKSVRGGAVGDLLCRVVVETPVSLNDKQKALLRELEESFGGPSGEKNSPRSKSFLDGVKKFFDDLTR from the coding sequence ATGGCTAAGAATGATTTATACGAGATCTTAGGCGTCTCTAAATCCGCAGATGAGCGTGAAATCAAAAAGGCTTACAAGCGCCTGGCGATGAAATACCATCCGGACCGTAATCCGGACAATAAAGAAGCCGAAGCAAAGTTTAAAGAAATTAAGGAAGCCTACGAAATTCTGACCGACGCACAGAAGCGTGCGGCTTACGACCAATATGGTCATGCAGCCTTTGAACAAGGTGGCATGGGCGGCGGTGGCGGCTTCGGCGGCGGCGGTGCTGACTTCAGCGATATCTTTGGCGACGTATTTGGCGATATTTTTGGTGGTGGCCGCCGTCAGCGTGCCTCACGTGGCGCCGATTTACGCTACAACATGGAGCTAACGCTGGAAGAAGCGGTACGCGGCGTGACCAAAGAGATCCGCATTCCAACTCTGGAAGAGTGCGATGTCTGCCACGGCAGCGGCGCGAAAGCGGGGACCAAACCGCAGACCTGTCATACTTGTCATGGCGCAGGCCAGGTGCAGATGCGTCAGGGCTTCTTCACCGTGCAGCAGGCGTGTCCGACCTGTCACGGTCGCGGTTCAGTGATCAAGGATCCGTGCAATGCTTGTCATGGACACGGTCGTGTTGAGCGCAGTAAAACCCTGTCGGTGAAAATCCCTGCAGGCGTGGATACCGGCGATCGCATTCGTCTAACCGGCGAAGGTGAAGCGGGCGAACACGGCGCACCAGCGGGCGATCTGTACGTTCAGGTTTCGGTGAAAAAACACCCGATCTTCGAGCGTGAAGATAACAACCTGTATTGCGAAGTGCCGATTAATTTCGCGATGGCAGCATTGGGTGGCGAGATTGAAGTGCCAACGCTTGATGGCCGCGTGAACCTGAAAGTGCCTTCTGAAACGCAAACCGGCAAGCTGTTCCGCATGCGCGGTAAAGGCGTGAAATCGGTGCGTGGCGGTGCGGTGGGTGATTTGCTGTGTCGTGTGGTGGTGGAAACGCCAGTCAGCCTCAACGACAAACAGAAAGCGTTGCTGCGCGAACTGGAAGAGAGTTTTGGTGGCCCGAGCGGCGAGAAAAACAGTCCGCGCTCCAAAAGCTTCCTCGACGGTGTGAAGAAGTTCTTTGACGATTTAACGCGTTAA
- the nhaA gene encoding Na+/H+ antiporter NhaA has product MNKPRSIRSLLKSFIASDASNGMVLILAAVAAMILANSAETAQGYQSFLAEPVQIRFGALDISKNLLLWINDAMMALFFLVIGLEVKRELITGELASRDRAIFPVIAAIGGMVMPGLIFLMLNHGDPIARNGWAIPTATDIAFALGVLALLGSRVPTALKVFLMALAIIDDLGAIVIIALFYTSDLSVLSLSVAAGAIVLLAILNRCGVRNIAIYMLVGIVLWTAVLKSGVHATLAGVIVGFFVPLEEKNGHSPAEHLAHGLMPWVNWLILPLFAFANAGISLSGITFMDALSPEPLGIILGLLIGKPLGITLFCWLAVKWRLAVLPGGTTLRDIMAIGVLCGIGFTMSIFISSLAFDAAHEQLVTFSKLGILSGSLLSAIIGYTLLRIKLR; this is encoded by the coding sequence GTGAACAAACCCCGTTCTATTCGAAGCTTGCTGAAAAGCTTTATCGCCAGTGACGCCAGCAACGGCATGGTGCTGATTTTGGCGGCCGTTGCGGCGATGATTTTGGCGAACAGCGCAGAAACCGCTCAAGGTTATCAATCGTTTCTTGCCGAGCCGGTGCAAATTCGCTTTGGCGCGTTAGACATCAGCAAAAACCTGCTGCTGTGGATCAACGATGCCATGATGGCGCTGTTTTTCCTGGTGATTGGTTTGGAAGTGAAACGTGAGTTGATCACCGGTGAACTTGCCAGCCGCGATCGCGCTATTTTCCCGGTGATTGCGGCAATTGGCGGCATGGTTATGCCGGGACTGATTTTCCTGATGCTCAATCATGGCGATCCTATTGCACGTAACGGCTGGGCAATTCCTACCGCGACCGATATCGCCTTTGCTTTGGGCGTGCTGGCGCTGCTGGGCAGCCGCGTGCCGACCGCGCTGAAAGTGTTCCTGATGGCGCTGGCGATTATTGATGATCTTGGCGCTATCGTGATCATCGCGCTGTTCTACACCAGCGATCTTTCGGTGTTGTCGTTGAGCGTGGCGGCGGGTGCGATTGTGCTGCTGGCGATTCTTAATCGTTGCGGCGTGCGTAACATTGCCATCTATATGTTGGTCGGCATTGTGCTGTGGACGGCGGTGCTCAAATCGGGTGTGCACGCAACATTAGCGGGCGTGATTGTTGGCTTCTTTGTGCCGCTGGAAGAGAAGAACGGTCATTCTCCGGCCGAGCATCTGGCGCATGGTTTGATGCCGTGGGTCAACTGGCTGATTCTGCCGCTGTTCGCTTTCGCTAACGCCGGCATCTCGCTGAGCGGCATTACCTTTATGGATGCGCTGTCGCCAGAGCCGCTGGGCATCATTCTCGGCTTACTGATTGGTAAACCGTTGGGCATCACGTTGTTCTGCTGGCTGGCAGTGAAGTGGCGGCTGGCGGTACTACCGGGAGGCACCACCCTACGCGATATCATGGCGATTGGTGTGCTGTGCGGTATCGGCTTTACTATGTCGATCTTTATTAGTTCGCTGGCGTTTGATGCCGCCCACGAGCAACTGGTGACCTTCTCCAAACTGGGGATTCTCAGTGGCTCGCTGCTTTCGGCGATCATTGGTTACACGCTGCTGCGCATCAAACTGCGTTAA
- the nhaR gene encoding transcriptional activator NhaR → MNQLNFNHLYYFWQVCKTGSVVRAADVLCLAPQTVTGQIKSLEEQLGGVLFRRQGRGLVPNELGQLVFRYADRMFMLSQEMLDIVNYRKESHLLFDVGVADALSKQLVSKVLEAAVVAEERIHLRCFESTHEMLLEQLSQHKLDMILSDCPIDSTQQEGLFSVKLGECPISFWCNTPLPKLPFPACLEERRLLIPGRRSMLGRKLLNWIHSQGLQVEILGEFDDAALMKAFGALNNAIFVAPTLYGDEIYRDDAIKEIGRLDAVMEEYHVIFAERMIQHPAVQRICHGDFSALFTPELQA, encoded by the coding sequence ATGAATCAGCTCAATTTTAATCATCTCTACTATTTCTGGCAGGTGTGTAAAACCGGCTCGGTGGTGCGTGCGGCGGATGTGCTGTGCCTGGCGCCACAGACGGTTACTGGCCAGATTAAATCGCTGGAAGAGCAACTCGGCGGCGTGCTGTTTCGCCGTCAGGGACGCGGTTTGGTGCCCAATGAGCTTGGGCAACTGGTGTTCCGCTATGCCGATCGCATGTTCATGCTGAGTCAGGAGATGCTCGATATCGTTAACTACCGCAAAGAGTCGCATCTGCTGTTTGATGTAGGCGTGGCGGATGCGCTGTCAAAGCAACTGGTGAGTAAGGTGCTGGAGGCGGCAGTGGTGGCTGAAGAGAGAATCCATTTACGCTGTTTTGAATCAACGCATGAGATGCTGCTGGAACAGCTGAGCCAACACAAGCTGGATATGATCCTTTCCGATTGCCCGATTGATTCCACTCAGCAGGAAGGGCTGTTTTCGGTCAAGCTGGGCGAGTGTCCGATCAGCTTCTGGTGCAACACGCCGTTACCTAAGCTGCCGTTTCCCGCTTGTCTGGAAGAGCGGCGCTTGCTGATTCCTGGTCGTCGCTCAATGCTGGGCCGCAAACTGCTGAACTGGATCCACAGCCAGGGCTTGCAGGTGGAGATTCTGGGTGAGTTTGATGATGCGGCCTTAATGAAGGCATTTGGTGCGCTGAACAACGCGATATTTGTGGCTCCCACACTGTATGGTGACGAGATTTACCGGGATGACGCCATCAAAGAGATTGGACGGTTGGATGCGGTGATGGAGGAGTATCACGTGATTTTTGCCGAACGGATGATTCAGCATCCGGCGGTACAGCGGATCTGCCATGGCGACTTCAGTGCGCTGTTTACCCCTGAATTGCAGGCATAA
- the rpsT gene encoding 30S ribosomal protein S20, whose protein sequence is MANIKSAKKRAVTSEKRRKHNASNRSMMRTFIKKVYAAIATGDKAAAQNAFNEMQPLVDRQAAKGLIHKNKAARHKANLTAQINKLA, encoded by the coding sequence TTGGCTAATATCAAATCAGCTAAGAAACGCGCCGTAACATCTGAGAAACGTCGCAAGCATAACGCAAGCAACCGTTCAATGATGCGTACTTTCATCAAGAAAGTATACGCGGCTATCGCAACAGGCGACAAAGCTGCTGCGCAGAACGCATTCAACGAAATGCAACCACTCGTGGACCGTCAGGCTGCTAAAGGTCTGATCCACAAAAACAAAGCTGCACGTCATAAAGCAAACCTGACTGCACAGATCAACAAACTGGCTTAA
- the ribF gene encoding bifunctional riboflavin kinase/FAD synthetase, whose translation MKFIRGIYNLKEQHRGCVLTIGNFDGVHRGHQALMAELIAEGRKRNLPVVVMVFEPQPLELFAGDKAPARLTRLREKLKYLEQAGVDAVLCLRFDRRFAAHSAQSFISELLVDKLNVKFLAVGDDFRFGAGRQGDFLLLQKAGAEYGFEVISTQTYCDSGKRISSTAVRQALAQDDFAQAEALLGHPFSISGRVVHGDALGRTIGFPTANLPLRRTVTPVKGVFAVEVLGLGDQPLPGVANIGTRPTVKGLRQQLEVHLLDTNMNLYGRHIEVVLKQKIRDEQRFASLDALKEQIAKDVVTARQFFGLKTPV comes from the coding sequence ATGAAGTTTATCCGCGGTATTTATAATCTGAAAGAGCAGCATCGCGGCTGCGTCCTGACCATTGGTAATTTCGACGGCGTACATCGCGGCCACCAGGCTTTGATGGCTGAATTAATTGCTGAGGGACGAAAACGCAATTTGCCGGTGGTGGTGATGGTCTTTGAGCCACAACCGCTTGAGCTGTTTGCCGGCGATAAAGCCCCGGCGCGCCTTACGCGTTTGCGTGAAAAGCTGAAATACCTCGAACAAGCGGGCGTTGATGCCGTACTTTGCCTACGTTTTGATCGTCGCTTCGCTGCGCATTCGGCGCAGAGTTTTATTTCCGAATTGCTGGTGGACAAGCTCAACGTCAAGTTCCTGGCCGTCGGCGATGATTTCCGCTTCGGCGCTGGTCGCCAGGGGGATTTCCTGTTATTACAGAAGGCCGGTGCGGAGTATGGCTTTGAGGTCATCAGCACCCAAACTTATTGCGATAGCGGCAAGCGCATCAGCAGCACCGCCGTTCGTCAGGCGCTGGCGCAGGATGATTTTGCGCAAGCCGAAGCGCTGCTGGGCCATCCGTTCAGCATCTCAGGTCGCGTAGTGCATGGCGATGCACTCGGGCGCACCATCGGTTTCCCAACGGCTAATCTCCCTTTGCGTCGCACCGTTACGCCGGTTAAAGGCGTGTTTGCAGTGGAAGTGTTGGGCCTCGGCGATCAGCCGCTGCCTGGCGTGGCCAATATTGGTACGCGCCCAACGGTAAAAGGTTTACGTCAGCAGCTTGAAGTTCACCTGCTCGACACAAATATGAATCTTTATGGGCGTCACATTGAAGTGGTGCTGAAACAGAAGATTCGCGATGAACAGCGTTTCGCTTCGCTGGACGCGCTGAAAGAACAAATTGCGAAAGATGTGGTGACGGCCCGCCAATTCTTTGGGCTAAAAACACCGGTTTAA
- the ileS gene encoding isoleucine--tRNA ligase — protein sequence MSDYKSTLNLPETGFPMRGDLAKREPGMLQRWYDDNLYGIIREAKKGKKTFILHDGPPYANGSIHIGHSVNKILKDIIVKSKGMAGYDSPYVPGWDCHGLPIEHKVEQMIGKPGEKVSAAEFRAACRQYAAEQVEGQKNDFIRLGVLGDWDRPYLTMNFQTEANIIRALGKIIGNGHLHKGAKPVHWCMDCRSALAEAEVEYYDKTSPSIDVMFNAVDADAVRAKFGVAASEGPVSLVIWTTTPWTMPANRGISLHPEFEYQLLQIEGRSLILAKEMVESVMKRAGISDWKVLGECSGAALELQLFQHPFLEQIQSKVVLGEHVTLEAGTGAVHTAPGHGPDDYVIGQKYGLETANPVGPDGAYLPGTYPTLDGVNVFKANDMIVELLKEKGALLHVEKLLHSYPHCWRHKTPIIFRATPQWFISMDQKGLRAQSLKEIKGVQWIPDWGQARIEAMVANRPDWCISRQRTWGVPMALFVHKESEQLHPDTLELMEKVAKLVEQDGIQAWWDLDPRDLMGDDADHYVKVPDTLDVWFDSGSTSYAVVDARPEFGGHTPDMYLEGSDQHRGWFMSSLMISTAMKGKAPYRQVLTHGFTVDGQGRKMSKSIGNTVAPQDVMDKLGADILRLWVASTDYSGEMAVSDEILKRAADSYRRIRNTARFLLANLAGFNPATDCVKPEEMVVVDRWAVGRALAAQQDIVHSYENYDFHEVVQRLMHFCSIEMGSFYLDVIKDRQYTAKGDSLARRSCQTALWHIVEALVRWMAPIMSFTADEIWGYLPGERAKYVFTEEWYQDLFGLADNEALNDAYWDDLLKVRGEVNKVIEQARSDKRIGGALEATVTLYADAELAAKLQALGDELRFVLLTSGATVADYATASDEAQQSELFKGLKIALHKAEGEKCPRCWHYTTDVGQNPEHAAVCGRCYTNVSGNGEQRKFA from the coding sequence ATGAGTGACTATAAATCTACCCTGAATTTGCCGGAAACGGGGTTCCCGATGCGTGGCGATCTGGCCAAGCGTGAACCGGGAATGCTGCAACGTTGGTATGATGACAACCTGTACGGCATCATCCGCGAAGCCAAGAAAGGGAAAAAAACCTTTATTTTGCATGATGGCCCTCCTTATGCGAACGGCAGCATTCATATTGGTCACTCAGTTAACAAGATTCTGAAAGACATTATCGTTAAGTCGAAAGGCATGGCGGGCTATGACTCGCCGTACGTTCCCGGTTGGGACTGCCACGGTTTGCCGATTGAGCACAAAGTTGAGCAGATGATTGGTAAGCCGGGCGAGAAAGTCAGCGCGGCTGAATTCCGTGCCGCTTGCCGCCAATACGCGGCAGAGCAGGTTGAAGGTCAGAAAAATGACTTCATCCGTCTTGGCGTGCTGGGTGACTGGGATCGTCCTTACCTGACGATGAATTTCCAGACCGAAGCCAACATCATTCGTGCGCTGGGTAAAATCATTGGCAACGGCCATCTGCACAAAGGCGCGAAGCCGGTGCACTGGTGCATGGATTGCCGCTCGGCGCTGGCTGAAGCGGAAGTGGAGTATTACGACAAAACCTCGCCATCTATCGACGTGATGTTCAATGCCGTTGATGCCGATGCAGTGCGCGCAAAGTTTGGTGTTGCCGCGTCAGAAGGCCCGGTTTCACTGGTGATCTGGACCACCACGCCGTGGACCATGCCAGCCAACCGCGGTATCTCGCTGCATCCGGAATTTGAATATCAGCTGCTGCAGATCGAAGGTCGCAGCCTGATCCTCGCCAAAGAGATGGTTGAGAGCGTGATGAAGCGCGCCGGCATCAGCGACTGGAAAGTGCTGGGCGAATGCAGCGGCGCGGCGCTGGAGCTGCAACTGTTTCAGCATCCGTTCCTCGAGCAAATCCAATCGAAAGTGGTGCTGGGTGAGCACGTGACGCTGGAAGCCGGTACCGGTGCGGTACATACCGCGCCAGGCCACGGCCCGGATGACTATGTTATCGGTCAGAAATACGGTCTGGAAACCGCCAATCCGGTGGGGCCAGATGGCGCGTATCTGCCAGGCACCTATCCCACGCTGGATGGGGTAAACGTCTTTAAGGCCAACGACATGATCGTTGAGCTGCTGAAAGAGAAGGGCGCGCTGCTGCACGTTGAGAAACTGCTGCACAGCTACCCGCACTGCTGGCGTCACAAAACGCCGATCATCTTCCGTGCCACGCCACAATGGTTCATCAGCATGGATCAGAAAGGCCTGCGTGCGCAGTCGCTGAAAGAGATCAAAGGCGTGCAGTGGATCCCGGATTGGGGTCAGGCGCGTATCGAAGCGATGGTGGCGAACCGTCCTGACTGGTGTATCTCACGTCAGCGTACGTGGGGCGTGCCGATGGCGCTGTTTGTGCATAAAGAGAGCGAGCAGCTGCATCCGGATACGCTGGAGCTGATGGAGAAAGTCGCCAAACTGGTTGAGCAGGACGGCATCCAGGCGTGGTGGGATCTCGATCCGCGCGATCTGATGGGCGACGACGCTGACCATTACGTTAAAGTGCCAGACACCTTAGACGTGTGGTTCGACTCCGGATCAACCAGCTACGCGGTAGTGGATGCGCGTCCGGAATTCGGTGGTCATACGCCGGATATGTATCTGGAAGGTTCGGATCAGCATCGCGGCTGGTTCATGTCTTCTCTGATGATCTCCACAGCGATGAAAGGCAAAGCGCCTTATCGTCAGGTACTGACGCACGGTTTCACCGTGGATGGTCAGGGCCGCAAGATGTCGAAATCGATCGGCAACACCGTGGCGCCGCAGGATGTCATGGATAAGCTGGGCGCGGATATTCTGCGTCTGTGGGTCGCCTCTACCGATTACTCCGGTGAGATGGCGGTCTCCGACGAAATCCTCAAGCGTGCCGCAGACAGCTATCGTCGTATCCGTAACACCGCGCGTTTCCTGCTGGCTAACCTCGCGGGCTTCAACCCGGCGACCGATTGCGTCAAGCCGGAAGAGATGGTGGTGGTGGATCGCTGGGCGGTTGGCCGTGCGCTGGCAGCGCAGCAGGATATCGTGCACTCCTACGAAAACTACGATTTCCACGAAGTGGTGCAGCGTCTGATGCACTTCTGCTCTATCGAAATGGGCTCGTTCTATCTCGATGTGATCAAAGATCGTCAGTACACCGCGAAAGGCGACAGCCTGGCGCGTCGCAGCTGCCAAACCGCGCTGTGGCATATCGTTGAAGCACTGGTGCGCTGGATGGCACCAATCATGTCCTTCACCGCAGACGAAATCTGGGGCTACCTGCCGGGCGAGCGCGCGAAATACGTGTTTACCGAAGAGTGGTACCAGGATCTGTTTGGTCTGGCGGATAACGAAGCGCTGAACGACGCCTATTGGGATGATCTGCTGAAAGTGCGCGGCGAAGTGAACAAGGTCATCGAGCAAGCGCGAAGCGACAAACGCATCGGTGGCGCGCTGGAAGCCACGGTCACGCTGTATGCGGATGCCGAGCTGGCCGCTAAGCTGCAGGCGTTGGGCGATGAGCTGCGTTTCGTGCTGTTAACTTCAGGCGCAACCGTGGCGGATTACGCCACTGCCAGCGATGAAGCGCAGCAGAGCGAACTGTTCAAAGGTCTGAAAATCGCGCTGCACAAAGCAGAAGGCGAGAAATGTCCGCGCTGCTGGCATTACACTACTGACGTTGGCCAGAATCCTGAGCACGCTGCGGTATGTGGCCGTTGCTACACTAACGTGTCCGGAAACGGCGAGCAGCGGAAATTTGCCTGA
- the lspA gene encoding signal peptidase II has protein sequence MSKAISSTGLRWLWLVLVVIAIDFGSKMWVMDNMMLHETQPLMPFLNLFYAHNYGAAFSFLADKGGWQRWFFAGIAIAIVLALLVMMYRNAASNKLTNIAYALIIGGALGNLFDRSYHGFVVDFIDFYVGDWHFATFNIADCAICIGAALVVLEGFLSPNGKPAKDKG, from the coding sequence ATGAGTAAAGCTATTTCTTCGACGGGTTTGCGCTGGCTTTGGCTGGTGCTGGTGGTGATCGCCATCGATTTTGGCAGCAAAATGTGGGTTATGGATAACATGATGCTGCATGAAACGCAGCCGCTGATGCCGTTCCTGAATCTGTTCTACGCGCACAACTATGGCGCGGCGTTCAGCTTCCTGGCGGACAAAGGCGGCTGGCAGCGCTGGTTCTTTGCCGGCATCGCCATTGCTATCGTCCTGGCACTGTTGGTGATGATGTATCGCAACGCTGCCAGCAACAAATTAACCAATATTGCCTACGCGCTGATTATCGGCGGGGCGTTGGGTAACCTGTTTGACCGTTCGTATCACGGCTTTGTGGTCGATTTTATCGACTTCTATGTTGGTGACTGGCACTTCGCGACCTTCAACATCGCCGACTGTGCCATCTGTATCGGCGCGGCGCTGGTGGTGCTGGAAGGTTTTCTCAGCCCGAACGGCAAACCGGCAAAAGATAAAGGGTAA
- the fkpB gene encoding FKBP-type peptidyl-prolyl cis-trans isomerase encodes MSESVQRDSALLVHFTLKLEDGSTAESTRANGKPALFCLGDGSLSAALEQQLLGRKVGDKHAFTLEPEDAFGGTSPDLVQYFSRRDFNDAGEPEVGAIMLFSGRGGSEMPGVIREVSGDSITVDFNHPLAGQRIQFDIEVLEIDPALEANDANPVS; translated from the coding sequence ATGAGTGAGTCTGTTCAGCGCGATAGCGCGTTGCTGGTGCATTTTACGCTGAAGCTGGAAGATGGCTCGACGGCCGAATCCACGCGCGCCAACGGCAAACCTGCGCTGTTCTGTCTGGGCGATGGCAGCCTTTCAGCCGCGCTGGAACAGCAACTTCTGGGGCGTAAAGTGGGCGACAAGCACGCCTTTACCCTCGAGCCGGAGGATGCCTTCGGCGGCACCAGCCCGGATCTGGTTCAGTACTTTTCGCGTCGTGACTTTAACGACGCGGGCGAGCCGGAAGTCGGTGCCATCATGCTGTTCAGCGGCCGTGGCGGTAGCGAAATGCCGGGCGTGATCCGTGAAGTTTCCGGCGACTCCATCACCGTAGATTTCAACCATCCGCTGGCGGGTCAGCGCATTCAGTTTGATATTGAAGTGCTGGAGATTGATCCGGCGCTGGAGGCCAACGATGCAAATCCTGTTAGCTAA
- the ispH gene encoding 4-hydroxy-3-methylbut-2-enyl diphosphate reductase, which yields MQILLANPRGFCAGVDRAISIVERALEMYGAPIYVRHEVVHNRYVVSSLRERGAIFIEEIAEVPDNAILIFSAHGVSQAVRAEAKARNLTMLFDATCPLVTKVHMEVARASRKGVEAILIGHAGHPEVEGTMGQYSNPNGGMYLVESPEDVFKLNVKDESNLCFMTQTTLSVDDTSDVIDALRQRFPAIIGPRKDDICYATTNRQEAVRVLARDAEVVLVVGSKNSSNSNRLAELAQRAGKLAKLIDSADDIQEEWVKDKQIIGVTAGASAPDILVQQVIQRLRELGGEAAIELIGREENIVFEVPKELRVDVRNVQ from the coding sequence ATGCAAATCCTGTTAGCTAACCCACGCGGTTTCTGCGCAGGCGTTGATCGCGCCATCAGCATCGTCGAGCGCGCGCTGGAGATGTACGGCGCGCCCATCTACGTGCGTCATGAAGTGGTGCATAACCGCTACGTGGTGAGCAGCTTGCGCGAACGTGGAGCGATCTTTATTGAGGAGATCGCTGAAGTGCCGGATAACGCCATTCTGATCTTCTCCGCACACGGCGTATCACAAGCGGTTCGCGCCGAAGCCAAAGCGCGTAACCTCACCATGCTGTTTGATGCTACCTGTCCGCTGGTGACCAAAGTGCATATGGAAGTGGCGCGCGCCAGCCGTAAAGGTGTCGAAGCGATTCTCATTGGTCACGCGGGGCATCCGGAAGTGGAAGGCACCATGGGCCAGTACAGCAATCCCAACGGCGGCATGTATCTGGTGGAATCACCGGAAGATGTGTTCAAGCTGAACGTCAAAGATGAGAGCAACCTGTGCTTTATGACGCAGACCACGCTGTCAGTCGATGATACTTCGGACGTGATTGATGCACTGCGTCAGCGCTTCCCGGCGATTATCGGTCCACGTAAAGATGACATCTGCTACGCCACCACCAATCGTCAGGAAGCCGTTCGCGTGCTGGCGCGAGATGCTGAAGTGGTACTGGTAGTGGGATCGAAAAACTCCTCTAACTCGAACCGTCTGGCCGAACTGGCGCAGCGTGCTGGTAAGCTGGCGAAGCTGATCGATTCGGCTGATGACATTCAGGAAGAGTGGGTCAAAGATAAGCAGATCATCGGCGTCACTGCGGGCGCATCTGCTCCAGATATTCTGGTGCAGCAGGTGATTCAGCGTCTGCGTGAGCTCGGCGGTGAAGCGGCGATTGAGCTGATTGGCCGTGAAGAGAACATTGTGTTTGAAGTACCGAAAGAGCTGCGCGTTGACGTGCGTAACGTGCAGTAA
- the dapB gene encoding 4-hydroxy-tetrahydrodipicolinate reductase produces the protein MSEIRIAIVGAPGRMGRNLIQAAQQAEGVALGAALARSGSSLLGVDAGELAGIGKTGVIVSDDLQKVVNDFDILIDFTRPEGTLEYLAFCRQHNKAMVIGTTGFDEAGKAAIRAAAEEIGIVFAANFSVGVNLVLNLLQQAAKVMGDYADIEIVEAHHRHKVDAPSGTALAMGEAIADAMKWNLDEHAVYAREGHTGERKAQTIGFATVRAGDIVGEHTAMFADMGERVEITHKASSRMTFANGAVKAASWLKNKKSGLYDMRDVLDLSML, from the coding sequence ATGAGTGAAATCCGCATTGCTATCGTTGGTGCGCCGGGTCGCATGGGACGCAATTTGATTCAGGCCGCACAGCAGGCGGAAGGTGTTGCGCTCGGCGCGGCACTGGCGCGTAGCGGTTCGTCATTGCTGGGCGTTGATGCTGGCGAACTGGCGGGCATCGGCAAAACGGGCGTGATTGTCTCTGACGATCTGCAAAAGGTGGTTAACGACTTCGATATCCTGATCGATTTCACCCGTCCGGAAGGCACGCTGGAGTATCTGGCGTTTTGTCGCCAGCACAACAAAGCGATGGTGATCGGCACCACCGGTTTTGATGAAGCCGGTAAAGCGGCGATTCGCGCGGCAGCCGAAGAGATTGGCATCGTGTTCGCTGCCAATTTCAGCGTGGGCGTCAATCTGGTGCTGAATCTGCTGCAGCAGGCGGCGAAGGTAATGGGCGACTACGCGGATATTGAAATCGTTGAAGCGCACCATCGTCATAAAGTTGATGCACCATCAGGTACAGCGCTGGCGATGGGCGAGGCGATTGCCGATGCCATGAAGTGGAATCTGGATGAGCACGCGGTATATGCCCGTGAAGGTCATACCGGTGAGCGTAAAGCGCAAACCATCGGATTTGCTACCGTGCGCGCCGGCGATATCGTGGGTGAACATACCGCGATGTTTGCAGATATGGGTGAGCGTGTAGAGATTACCCACAAGGCTTCCAGCCGTATGACCTTTGCAAATGGTGCAGTTAAGGCGGCAAGTTGGTTAAAGAACAAGAAATCTGGCCTTTATGATATGCGTGATGTGCTGGATTTATCGATGTTGTGA